The following are from one region of the Lytechinus pictus isolate F3 Inbred chromosome 4, Lp3.0, whole genome shotgun sequence genome:
- the LOC129259705 gene encoding meiosis-specific protein MEI4-like, translated as MTEATHSHPSESEQESLVTKEPDHGIQLDPAFVDRLKIAAATAIVKQKPPSMSGKDYAKQLAERLRRKEDSWKTKTKNLEMELLKTQQELLLAKTKASPHNDLIEREAVNAFHSESVSDEPAFLTPPSSSEEYHIDHQMALSRNTKFLHSLSTLSAVSKTEGNIKVMERSSEVIVNSVKTTVEYIIGKSKDKVPGHHLSSRMLQKAADAMVKTLDTRLPPGCKDDAISLIGKMVENVLDDVMENSKICNTYCQRESCCILLRLSKSSHLLPTILTSILEKIEKVSISLRNIRLHGNCMDVQLLENSFFLFSTMEDILVSIQASSPSSSDTLSSKGNTLLSTKETHSQTRTSSNHHSTQNPSSVCDEDDNTSDQDTRAKSLRGKTGNQTQKLSLDQGFRMNIQQRLEDSLLHISNDFPLYAQYVWRLTGILELMNV; from the exons ATGACGGAGGCCACGCATTCACACCCTTCTGAAAGTGAACAGGAATCCCTTGTGACCAAAGAACCAGACCATGGCATTCAGCTAGATCCAGCCTTTGTAGACAGGCTGAAGATAGCTGCTGCAACTGCAATAGTCAAGCAGAAACCACCCTCCATGTCTGGCAAGGACTATGCAAAACAGCTGGCTGAGAGGCtaagaaggaaagaagattCATGGAAAACAAAGACTAAAAATCTGGAGATGGAATTACTGAAGACTCAGCAGGAACTCTTATTAGCTAAAACTAAAGCTTCTCCTCATAACGACTTGATTG AAAGAGAGGCAGTAAATGCTTTCCACAGTGAGTCAGTCTCCGATGAACCTGCATTCTTAACTCCTCCTTCTTCATCAGAAGAATATCATATTGATCACCAGATGGCGCTCTCCAGAAATACAAAATTTCTTCATAGTCTCTCAACCCTATCTGCAGTAAGCAAGACAGAAGGCAACATCAAGGTGATGGAAAGGTCATCAGAGGTCATAGTCAACAGTGTGAAAACTACAGTAGAATATATCATTGGAAAATCAAAAG ACAAAGTCCCAGGTCATCACCTATCATCCCGGATGCTCCAGAAGGCTGCTGATGCTATGGTGAAGACCTTGGATACCAGGTTACCCCCAGGATGCAAAGATGATGCTATCTCTTTAATAGGCAAGATGGTTGAGAATGTTCTAGATGATGTGATGGAGAACTCCAAGATATGCAAT ACATACTGTCAGAGAGAATCCTGTTGCATCCTCCTCCGTCTCTCAAAATCTTCACATCTGCTTCCGACCATCCTCACCTCCATCCTGGAGAAAATTGAAAAGGTATCCATCTCCCTCCGCAACATCCGTCTCCATGGCAACTGCATGGATGTGCAGCTCCTTGAGAACTCATTCTTCCTCTTCTCAACAATGGAAGATATTCTGGTTTCTATACAGGCATCATCGCCATCGTCGTCAGATACATTGTCGTCTAAAGGAAACACTCTGTTAAGCACAAAGGAAACACATTCCCAGACCAGGACTAGCTCCAATCATCATTCAACACAGAATCCATCTTCAGTttgtgatgaggatgataacaCTAGTGATCAGGACACAAGAGCGAAATCTTTGAGAGGTAAGACTGGCAACCAAACACAAAAACTAAGCTTGGATCAGGGCTTCCGGATGAATATACAACAGAGATTGGAGGACAGTCTTCTTCATATCTCCAACGACTTTCCTCTCTATGCTCAGTATGTATGGAGGTTGACTGGAATCTTGGAATTAATGAATGTCTAg
- the LOC129259173 gene encoding single-minded homolog 1-like, translated as MTRELGAHLLQTLDGFIFVVAPDGKIIYISETASVHLGLSQVELTGNSIYEYIHPADHDEMTALLTAHQPYHTHLLTDYELERQFFLRMKCVLAKRNAGLTSGGYKVIHCHGYLKIKQYTMDIAPYDGCYQNVGLVAIGHSLPPSSLTEVKLYNNMFMFRASLDMKLIFLDGKVAVLTGYEPQDLIEKTLYHFVHPMDIMHIRYAHHTLLLKGQATTRYYRFLSKQGGWVWMQSAATIVHNSRSSRPHCIVSVNTVLSKMEEKELILQFDQLQAKTESSFSTVEEKTRPSKSKKKSKSSKYQPYQVQPPAQTLLYQDAMSAAAAASEYTQARTYGQYATACEVPVPTPQLTAAYQEGLDRYNAMYSASYAAGYQHNVYADGTYGAYGNSFAYPTAEAYAHCVNDRFSSYRGHYGDDRYYGSTDAARSYFTWTAAHGYGTDASSYADTRKSSHSYSATDNVRSAPSTSTCCNDTSDVRHLETLSQSCTSMTSPNNGVSTEQSHTVTSPAQTGSPSGVTTVSPRAYSHDKSRQRRESDTVSNSSRKFESLVHATERLVKEERHKLNNSRLNGVNTSQNDVTNTHHMGQSETRRNSSENSSIRKNSSGATDNRDSRDLHDISYSTRTSDLNRHTSTYDSARSTSPSRRTSSLRNGHTSPPSINGTSRLTDYYSANKDSSMCYSGNTALARTSAYAAYGTSEAAIADQCRDPKEYPYFHNSTTMCDRTGLGWYANGAHLKDLHNAYAY; from the exons ATGACTAGGGAATTAGGAGCACATCTTTTGCAG ACCCTTGATGGATTTATTTTCGTAGTAGCTCCCGATGGGAAGATCATCTACATCTCAGAGACTGCTTCGGTCCATCTTGGTTTATCGCAG GTTGAGCTAACGGGTAATAGTATTTATGAATATATCCATCCTGCTGATCATGATGAGATGACTGCTTTACTCACTGCTCACCAACCATACCATACACATCTACTTACAG attatGAACTGGAACGTCAGTTTTTCTTGAGAATGAAGTGCGTGCTGGCCAAGCGGAATGCTGGATTAACTTCGGGCGGTTACAAG GTGATCCATTGCCATGGTTACTTGAAGATCAAACAATACACCATGGACATCGCCCCCTACGACGGATGTTATCAGAATGTTGGTTTGGTTGCTATCGGTCACTCGTTACCTCCTAGCTCACTCACCGAGGTTAAACTATATAACAACATGTTCATGTTCAGGGCCAGTCTTGATATGAAACTAATCTTCCTTGATGGCAA AGTGGCAGTTCTAACTGGGTATGAACCACAGGACTTGATTGAGAAGACGCTTTATCACTTTGTACATCCTATGGATATCATGCATATACGATATGcacatcatacat TGTTATTAAAAGGTCAAGCCACAACCCGGTACTACCGATTTCTATCGAAGCAAGGAGGATGGGTTTGGATGCAGAGTGCTGCTACTATTGTCCACAACAGCCGATCATCTAGACCACACTGTATCGTTAGTGTAAACACTGTACTAAG caaAATGGAAGAAAAGGAGCTTATTCTTCAGTTTGATCAACTCCAAGCCAAAACGGAGTCGAGTTTCTCCACTGTCGAGGAAAAGACGAGACCAAgtaaaagcaaaaagaaaagcaaatcATCTAAATACCAACCATATCAAGTGCAACCTCCTGCACAGACCTTGCTCTATCAAGATGCTATGTCAGCAGCAGCTGCTGCAAGTGAATACACTCAAGCAAGGACTTATGGTCAATATGCAACGGCTTGTGAGGTTCCTGTACCTACGCCGCAATTGACAGCAGCCTACCAGGAAGGATTGGATAGATATAATGCCATGTATTCGGCAAGCTATGCCGCAGGCTACCAACATAACGTGTACGCTGATGGAACATACGGTGCGTACGGAAATTCGTTCGCGTACCCGACCGCCGAGGCATACGCGCATTGCGTGAACGATAGATTCTCGTCATACCGCGGACATTATGGGGATGACCGGTATTACGGATCGACAGACGCGGCGAGAAGTTATTTCACGTGGACCGCCGCGCATGGCTACGGGACAGACGCATCGTCTTACGCGGATACGCGCAAGAGTTCGCATTCTTATTCAGCGACGGATAACGTGAGAAGTGCTCCAAGTACATCCACATGTTGCAATGATACCAGCGATGTCCGACATTTAGAAACACTTTCTCAATCCTGCACCTCAATGACGTCACCGAATAATGGCGTTTCCACCGAACAATCTCACACTGTAACGTCACCAGCGCAAACGGGTAGCCCTTCAGGCGTTACGACCGTTTCTCCGAGGGCATATAGTCATGACAAATCGCGACAAAGAAGGGAAAGTGATACAGTCAGCAATAGCAGCAGGAAGTTTGAGAGTCTGGTACACGCAACAGAAAGACTTGTCAAGGAAGAACGTCATAAACTGAACAACAGCAGGTTGAATGGTGTAAATACATCTCAAAATGACGTAACGAACACCCATCATATGGGCCAATCAGAAACAAGAAGAAATTCTTCAGAGAACTCATCGATAAGAAAGAATTCCTCCGGTGCAACCGATAATCGCGATTCAAGAGACCTTCATGATATTTCGTATTCAACGCGCACGTCGGACCTCAACCGTCACACATCTACCTACGATAGCGCAAGAAGTACCAGTCCAAGTCGTAGGACATCATCCCTCCGTAATGGACACACTTCACCCCCGTCCATAAATGGTACCTCCCGTCTCACTGACTATTATTCAGCCAATAAGGACTCGTCGATGTGCTATTCAGGGAACACGGCTCTAGCGCGGACGTCGGCTTACGCCGCTTATGGGACGTCGGAGGCGGCAATAGCGGACCAATGTCGTGATCCCAAAGAATACCCTTACTTTCATAACTCTACCACGATGTGTGATAGAACAGGTTTAGGATGGTATGCAAATGGCGCTCATCTAAAAGATCTCCACAATGCATATGCTTACTGA